In Azospirillum humicireducens, the genomic stretch CTCAGCATTTCGGTGCCCGCCACGCGCTGGACGCCCGAGCAGGTCGAGCAGGAGCTTGCCCGCCATGTGCAGGTGGCGGCGGCCTCCATCTCCGTCCACAAATTCGGCGGCTATTCGCGATAGCGCCCAACCCGACAGGAGGCGGTTGACCCCATGGCGGCCCATCAGGCATGCCTGAACATCGACGAGTTGCGCCAGCGGGCCCGCCGCTTCCTGCCGCGCGGCCTGTTCGAGTACATCGACCGCGGCACCGAGGACGAATCCTCCCTGCGCCGGCTGCGCGACGGCTTCGATCATGCCGAGCTGACGCCGCGGGTGCTGGTCGATTGCAGCGGACGCCACACCGGCGTGACGCTGTTCGGCCGCGAGCGCCCGCTGCCCTTCGTCATCGCGCCCACCGCCGCCGCCGGTCTGGTCCGCTACGACGGCGAGGTGCTGCTGGCCCGCGCCGCCCGCGCCGCCGGCATTCCCTTCGGCGTCTCGACCCAGTCGATCACCAGCATCGAGGCCATCGCGGAGGCCGGGGCCGAGCTGTGGTTCCAGCTCTATGTCTGGCGCGACCGCAGCCTGACCCATGCCCTGCTCGACCGCGTCGCCGCCTGCGGCGTCGACACGCTGATCCTGACGGTGGACACCGCCGTTTCGCCGAAACGCGAGTATAACCGACACAACGGCTTCACCGTGCCGGTGGTGCCATCCCTGCGCGGCGCGCTGGACGTTGCGCGTCATCCGGCCTGGGCGGGCGGGGTGCTGCTGCGCCTGCTGGCCGCCGGCGGCTGGCCGGGATACGCCCATTATCCGCCGCAGTTCCGCACCCGCATCACCGATGCCGCCGCCCATGATGGGATCCGGCTGTGCGACCGGGTGAGCTGGGACGATGTGGCGGATCTGCGCCGCCGCTGGGCCGGACGGATCATCCTGAAGGGCCTGCTGGCGCCGGAGGATGCGCAGCGCGCTTTGGAGGCCGGAGTCGAGGCCATCGTGGTGTCGAACCATGGCGGGCGCAACCTGGACTGCGCACCCTCGCCGCTTGCGGTTCTGCCGCGGATCATGGACGCGGTCGGCGGCCGGATGACGGTGCTGGCCGACAGCGGCGTGCGGCGCGGCAGCGACGCCGCCAAGCTGCTGGCCGCCGGAGCGGCGGCGGTGCTGCTCGGCCGGGCGCCGCTGTTCGGGCTCGCGGCCGGCGGACAGGCGGGGGCGGAGCATGCGTTGGCGATCCTGCAGGACGAACTGGACCGGACCATGGCCCTTCTCGGCTGCCGGACGGTCGCGGAACTGCGGGGGTAGAGGCAGATCTTTCCGAAGCTTATGATACTGTGGCGCATCAATCGGATGCCTCCAACGTCATGAGGAAAGATCGGACAATGTCGAACAACGCCCCGAAAACCGCCACGGCCAAAATCGCCATCGTCACGGGCGCAACGTCCGGATTCGGCGATGCCATCGCCCGGCGGCTGGTGGCGGAGGGCTGGCGGATCGTCGCCACCGGCCGGCGGCAGGACCGGCTGGACGCGCTGGTCGAGGCGCTGGGCGGACCGGCGGTGGTCCATCCGCTGTGCTTCGACATCCGCGA encodes the following:
- a CDS encoding alpha-hydroxy acid oxidase, giving the protein MAAHQACLNIDELRQRARRFLPRGLFEYIDRGTEDESSLRRLRDGFDHAELTPRVLVDCSGRHTGVTLFGRERPLPFVIAPTAAAGLVRYDGEVLLARAARAAGIPFGVSTQSITSIEAIAEAGAELWFQLYVWRDRSLTHALLDRVAACGVDTLILTVDTAVSPKREYNRHNGFTVPVVPSLRGALDVARHPAWAGGVLLRLLAAGGWPGYAHYPPQFRTRITDAAAHDGIRLCDRVSWDDVADLRRRWAGRIILKGLLAPEDAQRALEAGVEAIVVSNHGGRNLDCAPSPLAVLPRIMDAVGGRMTVLADSGVRRGSDAAKLLAAGAAAVLLGRAPLFGLAAGGQAGAEHALAILQDELDRTMALLGCRTVAELRG